One segment of Carya illinoinensis cultivar Pawnee chromosome 13, C.illinoinensisPawnee_v1, whole genome shotgun sequence DNA contains the following:
- the LOC122290805 gene encoding RING-H2 finger protein ATL8-like: MMSSGINLVMTVIGFAVSTMFIVFVCTRLVCARFQLNTSRRSFSFPIASSILDRASNGLEPVVVAKFPIKKYTNDSFLTAEDAQCPICLAEFLGEDMLRILPYCGHSFHVTCIDKWLLQHTTCPVCRITLREHSDCKHTPVFSSAFRSHYNVESFDTDSHNCIETSTGFPVRTHGNRGMNPIQEDHFAPEVDRSEAGVSVFPLSEGNETRKDSGIKLIESPSNP, encoded by the exons ATGATGTCGTCGGGGATAAATTTGGTGATGACAGTGATAGGGTTTGCGGTGAGCACTATGTTTATCGTGTTCGTGTGCACGCGCCTTGTTTGTGCTCGATTTCAGTTGAATACTTCCAGGCGCTCCTTTTCCTTTCCTATCGCTTCCAGTATT CTAGATCGCGCCTCAAATGGTCTTGAACCTGTAGTTGTCGCAAAGTTTCCGATAAAGAAGTATACCAATGACTCTTTCTTGACTGCAGAAGATGCTCA ATGCCCAATTTGCCTTGCAGAATTCCTTGGTGAAGATATGTTGCGCATCCTCCCCTACTGTGGGCACTCCTTCCACGTGACCTGTATAGACAAATGGCTGCTGCAACATACAACCTGTCCTGTTTGCCGGATAACATTGCGTGAACATTCTGACTGCAAGCACACACCCGTGTTCAGTTCAGCTTTTCGATCTCACTACAATGTGGAGTCCTTTGACACTGATTCTCATAACTGTATAGAGACTAGTACTGGGTTTCCAGTGAGAACCCATGGCAACCGTGGGATGAACCCCATTCAAGAGGATCATTTTGCACCTGAGGTTGATAGATCAGAAGCTGGGGTGAGTGTCTTTCCTTTGAGTGAGGGTAATGAGACAAGGAAAGACTCGGGAATCAAGCTTATAGAAAGTCCATCAAACCCCTAA